ctttccttttcttcattttcttctttaagcacagcgatgaggtgtctgaagtgccaccgcaggattgggcggggtgctgagagcattttcggagtgcgGTATAGCTTtcataggaccacagcgtcagttcgaattaagtgtgttggaattaatgagattcgactgtatttactatagtctgtgaagtccgagtgaactgtcctaagctagcagacgatgtaggcggcatcgtgtgtttgatgggcagtgactagcaatagcctgcttaaaacagacattcagtaattttgttcatttatcaccctatttcgtgtccgctgcggctctctctactttgagctacagttcaccctgccttgtgttagccgattttttacttttttaaaaatctaacatgcaccccaTTTCGCagggtgaagaaaaatgcacctttgtttattgtgatgagatttctaaagcgacatgcctctttgttggctatcacagaaaaatatagacagcaaatggtgcgaccatctagtgcgacctttatttttctatcagtttcatctatgaccaagatttggtcgctctaaggttgcctcttagtacgccttgatcatgttcatttatcttgttgtgctctgcttacaaagcattgattaaaaacatgtcctagcttctttttgaattccacatactttatcgtttttcacctgtagaagctactcctggtcaacattcaggcaaagacattgtaacctcaaagaaacgtgtattggaatttgagcactgtacaaagtaattatactatttcatagctagaatcaatatttattaagggttataacagtgttgtatttgatttcataacagcaaaactgcattcagagaaggactctgaaaggttctcacactgagtgtgagagggctgatgtggaaaccattttaggtcaagtgagttgaagttagcgtaaaaaaacaatgaaatgttgtgatgcccgaaaattcaagttgttgttttcagtgtcctcttcttgcagatttttatcatgaaaacatttcgatgtgctgttgcgtttaccccatctatgcttcttgcatttttttacagcgcaaggacctcctgcagattgggggacgtggcctccgagaaattggtgtgaatgccatgaaggctgtattggcacatgacgtgcaagtgctgtacagccttcatggcagaaaagggaaaagggcctttgtgaacctgaggctctgtagattagtgacaggtttaacttgttcattgttttatgtgtgtgttaccatgtgtattctctgtactgcagtgcttcatgtgtactatggtatttctgttcttgtatgcagatgtcatctgccaaaaagcagggtgcgaccaggcggaggccctcaactttattaagaggtggctgccagggtctggtgatcgctgtgggggcaggaagcggcgcttcagagaagcatttgttgtggagcagcccgatgatccctactctcagagtgcagattatcggctgctcgcggcagctggcttcctgccaagccacagcagccagggccttgacagcaccactgccactgtgcccccaacgcaacctgacctgcagtagagcgggccttttttagttgtgtatatatatttttcaatgtatacattttttgttgtaccaaataaataaaaaaacaaagaataaatggtctgcagactgtcggtggtgcactgttcggctagcttatgctgattcggaagcaccatcaccatgttttagttacaaaaaaatgctctaaactgtatgaatattctcgattatcatatgggggacatatgtggggattgcaagtgggggacgtacgctttcagcatttacttcctaacgactttttttgatctgctgtaccaaataccagtaccaagtAAAGCACTCTCTATTGCAAaaaataaattggtaaaaaaaataaactacacttctagtgttagcaaagggaatgacgtataaaagatgaaatagatcgagtaactgttttcagttctcagcattcaattttctgttgccccaagtatacagggctgcaaaactacaagagcgggtcatcgaggcatattgtttaaatcttccggtaagaaaaattctctactaataatggttacataatggaaagccaatcagtagccaatattcgtcgtgcaggaaacatcggtgtgaTAACGGCCTTtcattggctgcaatgtggccctggattggtccaatgtcggccgtacatccgtagccaatattcgtcgtgcagcgaacatcggcgtaaaaatggcatgtgattggctgaaatatggcccaatgttggccgaacattggcagctttgtcggcaatacgatgggccttcgtcggcccaatgttggttgcatactggctaaaacatcggcaaaacgtcggcccatcattggcttgaacgtcggcccgacattggaagaagttgcacttccgacgtcggcccgacgtcggtgccgatgttagccgatgttggtccaagattggtccaacggcggcgtgctgcctgggtcaatttaagctgaaccctctttgtaagtctccaggtttctgctctgtagctaagtaccggcaagatacagcagttatataccttcctcttgagcgatagtggcaatctacctgtcataatttgagagtgcttgccaaatgtgatccacctcattcttattcttctagttacttcaatctcgtggttcggctccacggttattacctgccctaagtaggcatagtctttcacaacttgaagtgcactgttacctatctcgaagcgctgctctttttcgaggttgttgtacattactttcgttttctgcagattcattttaagaactacctttctgctctccttgtttaactccgtaatcatgagttgcaattcgtcccctgagttactcagcaatgcaatgtcatcggcgaagcgaaggttactaaggtactctccattaactcttatccctaactgttcccattctaggcttctgaaaaccttgcAGGCACTTCCTTGGCCATCTGCTCTTTGTTGCGACAGCATCATTGTGTCGCTGACAACTGAATTGAACGCGTACCAAGGAGCTCAAGCTTCCATTTTTATGCCTACTACTTCTCTATTAGCTGTGATGTGCACTTGCGCAGCTGCACAATTCGCAATGCGTGAGGCGCTGGATACAAGCCACTCCTTGCTCAATTCACGTGTGTTGATGCTCGGTGTGATTCTAGAATTGTGCGACGCAATGACACATGCGATAAGGAGACCCATTCCTATATATGATACTCATATAGTAAAACACCTGCATACAACGCTGATGGCCCTAGTTAGATAGTAACTACGTACAAAAAACTTtgactatttattttatttgcgtcttGCGATTTGTCTTTCATGGACAAAAGGAGGTTTTTATGCTCCGCACCAATGACACCGACACCAAGAATTACCGCGAAACAAGCTCGTTAACGTGTAAAAGCACGGATGAAAAACAGAATCCGCATGAAGTTTAGGTGCATTTCAGAAGGCCAGAGCAGCCCAATCTGAAAACAAATCATCTCGACGCGGGCATTTTGATTTTTTTGCACATAACATTTACGTTCATACTCTATATTTGCCTTTGGTGGTACGTGTTTGCCTTTGTTGGTACGTGTTTGGTGGTACGTGTTACCCTGGTGTAGATTTAACAGTGAACGAAGTTGATGCATTCATGAATGAGAGGAATTATTGGATAGCTGCCAACACGTCATAGCATCGCCTGCTACGCTATGCGAACAGGCAAGAAAAGGGTGTTCCCCACTCGCACTAATGCCAAGCAGTGGCGCTGACGGACGCTTGCCCGTGCAAATGTACATATAGGCattttaggtgcgcgttaaaatccccgaataaatttccggagccctccgcaacGCGGTATCCCGAATTTCCATTGTGGTTTAGGGACGCTATAATCAGTCAATTATTTATTACAATAAGAAACTTTACCTAAGTTCCGTTTTGCTGTGGGTAGAGGAACAATAACTCAAGAAGATGGCAACGAGTGGACAGCTGTGGTTGTTGGAGACGCTAGGGGCGCCGATTCATGCGGTCGGCTGAACATCGGCTCCtgcttcttcacctttttttctgtGAAAGTTAGCTATCTGTTTGATGCCTTTCGATCCAGTCGACGCCTGAAGTCTTGAGGACCACGTGGAAACAATTTTGTCATGGGGGTGGATCTTTTACCGAGTTTTGAAGGACTTTCTTGCTCGACTGCGCCATGGGTTGCTACACATAAGGTTAGGCTTAGCTAAGCTTAACGCTAGGCTTAGCGCGTTTTAGCTATCAAGATGTCTATGGAAGTCACTGTGCAAAGGGAGGACATTTCTCCCGAAGAATTCCAGTGTTTTAGATGGCCAACAGCGCTTTCTAAGCGTAAGTCAACTAAAGCACCCATTGCGGGCGCTGAAGTTCAAGGCCCACCATACGGCAGGAACGCTCGCACCCAATCTCCCGCCAACGTGAAGAAACGCCTCGCCAACGCGTCAAGGCTGCCTCATCTACTAAGGGAGCATTTTTGAATCATTGTTATGCCTCGGGGAGGCCTGAACGTTAAGGATACCAGTAACGTCCGGATTTCTCAAGCCCTCACGACAGCGGCGCGTCCCTCCGCTGCGGATATCAGAGAAGACATCATTTGTCCTAACGCTATGCAGAACATTGTTGTGATTAGTACGCCATCGAAAGCCAACGCCAAGGCCTATGCAAGTCAACAGGCCATCACCGTTAATAACGCAAAATACGAGGTTGGCTCTAACAGTGCTGCGCCTGACAACGCATGCAAGGACATCATCAGAAACATCGATATGGGAATGGACGACAAGAGCTCATAAGACTTCTTATTCAGCCGAGGAATCCCACTGTTCTCGAAGTGCGGCGAATCAAGAATTCCACCACAGTCGTTATCCTCTTCGAAGGACTTCGAGTCCCAAATTATGTCATGTGTGGTCCACGTAGAGTCAAGTGTACCCTCTACCGACGGCAGACGGTTGTCTGCTATACCTGTGGCAGACTCAGCCACagagccgacgtgtgccccactctAGGAAATAATATCTGTCGAGGTTGCAGAATGACCTCCCCTGGTGACCAGCACGTTCACTCTCCGTAGTGCGCCTTCTGTGGAGGGCCTCATCCAACGGCCGACAGAACCTATACACAAAGATTCGAGATACCTTAGATCGTCAGGCAGTGCAGAAGAGAGAGACGCGACTTTGACAAAAACTTCCCACGGACACATGAGCTGTCCGAACCGGCCAACAAGTCCAGGTCACAGTCCAGTAGCTCGAGGGGGCGCTCCCGGTACAGGAGTGGTCCCCGATCCACAAGCCGTTCCCAGTCCCGTACCTGTTCCCGATCACGGGGCCCGGCTGTCAGCATTCAGGTGCATGCTGCCACAGCGACCGAGTGGGCTGACCGCGTCAAAGGATCCCAGAAACAGGTAACGGGGGCATACTGCCAGAGCAGAAAAATGATAGAATTATTCAGCTGGAAAGCGAGAATGCTGCACTAAAGGTTGCGATCACGACACTTAGAGTCGATATAGTCGCAGTTAAGAATGCTAATAACGCTAAAAGTGAGGCTCCACAACCTCCTCAGGTCACTAGACTTGAAACGCCCGTTGAAGCGCCTATGGAAACGCCGTGAAAACACCTATGGAAAACGGCCATGGAAACACCAGTagaaataaaatggcagcatatccacggagtgaatgatagagagtggggcgaagcatccgtccgtccattcgttcttgcttccgttcgtccatgcgtgcgtctgtgtggccggccgtgcgtccatccacccgtcgatgcttgcgtctgttcatgcgtccgcacgtccatctgagcgtccgtacatgcgttcgtcaatgcatccgctcctgcatccgtccatgcgtccatctgtccgtgcagccatccgcgcgtccgtacatgcatctgtctgtgtgtccgttcgtccacctattcaacgctccaagtactaccatttcttatcttttcattcctcatatagaagcaccgctatccagcgaacattctaaggactgaacgagaggaggcacgcgaaccctttcttacggcttgtgtttcgtgtctacttcccacctttaaccacctcgagcatgagtcatggtatacactagttcactgtattaatggcactgcggcacaacgctcgctaaacctttctaaaaccaaggaggttacgcccagcgagtataacgtagcaaccctctcttgtcagatagtgctcaatgtacatgccaatgattgctaatggggaatgagatataagagaattcggcttttagttaatgcacacgctgcaaattttttattgttcaacaattacgcacagaagaaatctcccaccggcaccaccttggaggtcaaaatgtaagactggttacacactactattaCGACTAccagggacgaacgggtgccgctataagaagttcGCCCCTAAAACCCGTGGAGACGCCCGTCGAAATACCCATGGAAGGGAAGCGTACTGTTCGTCCAGCCAAAAAGGGCGCTTTGACGAGACCCGCGTTTGATGAGGAACTGCATATTTTAAGAGAGATCAGGGACATGTTCCAGTCGCTCAGCCAAACAGTCGCATTGGTTCATGTTAAGGTCGATGCCTTGGCGAACAACTTCAGCGCACGGGATGCCAAGGTCAATACGTTGGACGCTAACTTCTGTGCGTTGGACGATAAAGTCAACGCGCTCGAACGCAGGCACATACCTTTTGTGCCTAGCCATGGCACGTCCGTCTAAAGAGTTCAGGAGTGGGCAGTGTAACTGCTCGGGGTTTAATCGCAAGTAGGCAGTTCTTCAGCAGTTCATTCGTTATCACTCTGAAAAGCCTCACATCATTTTGCTTCAGGAGACGCTTTCGGATTCTGTTATTCTGCCGAGTTACACATCTCACGCTCTTTATGCAGACGGACGAAGGGAAATTCGCACGCTCGTATCTAAGGGATATATAGACACCCAGCGATGCAGTTTACGatatctgatggtagcgccaaaacacacagcctagcgagttgGCGCAGCAAAACCAAGtgttccaatgcgtagcctagcgagtagacgcagcaaaaccaaaCTTGCACGTAcatttcattttcttgttttgttgtgGGCAAAGCGTTCATGGCTGaatatgtaagcgcccaggaagcgttccttaaaaacgtgccaaaaagggcactgacacttctgCGTGTTAATGAAACTTCTGCGAGCGTTCCACTATCTTAGTAttcctggcggtcggtaccaacaatgccgaggcggcccaaagagcttcgtcgcaccctctggtccactgtcgggtgcctatatcTCGCATGATCTTTCTATGAACCGTAGTAAAGTGGAACACTCACTGGTCGAAAGTATTCCAGGGGGTCATTTAAAGAGTAGCGTTTTCATCCTGCATATTTTAAGTTTGCCAAATGACCCGAGACAAAGGTTTACGGCACTCGTGAGTAGGGCTGCCGCCAGGGCTGGTATCTCCCCGCTTGTGGTGGCGGGTGATTTCAACGCTCCTCATCAGGCTTGGGGTTATCTGCGGTCATCACGTAAAGGCGAGGATTTCTGGCAAGCAGCGGTGAACTTGAGCCTCACCCTGGGCCACGCACTCAGCATTTCCGACCAGGATGGGTAACTCCTGCACGAGAAAAACCACGCCGGATCTTACCTTTGTTAAAAAAGTTGAATATGCTACTTGGCACAACTTGCACGTGGATCTGGGTGGTGACCATAATGTCTTAACTACCCATATTAGTGTACAGGGCAAACCCGTAAGAGAGTTTAGTTTCACAGATTGGGATTACTTCTGGCATATTAGAAAAGAACGCGCGCAAGCTGAAGACTCAACCCCCAGCCTGGATCAATGGGCCAAGCAGCTCAAGGGAGACGTCGGTGAGGCAACAAAAAGATACACAGGGATTTGGAAACGAATAGGATGAACAGCCACCTTGCGCACCTCTTAGAGGCCAAGAAATCAGTACTCAATAGGTGGAAGAGGCAGATGCTCAATCGCCGGCTCCACAAGAAAAGTGCGGAACTTAACCGAACCATCGAGGACCACTGCCAGACCTTTtctaggcagcagtgggatgaggtGTGCAATTCTGTTGAGGGCCAAATGAGAATGGGAGAGAAATGAAATTTGCTAAAGCACCTTTTGCACGAGTCGAATTCCAAGAGTAATCAAAGGCAAGCCATTGCTAAACTCATACATGCCGCCAGACAGTCTCATTCTGAAGACACTGTACTGGATGGTTTGGCTCACAGATATTTAACCATTGGCTGCTCGAGCTGTTCAAACTATCCGTCTTACACTGGACCCCCTTGCAATGAGCTCGGAGAGCCCTTTACCACCAGCGACGTTTGGGAATTTCTTCAAAACCTTAATGGACGATCGGCTCCGGGGCCAGATGGCATCTCTAACAAGGCACTCAGGAACCTGGAAGACGAATCCATCAATTTTCTTACCGATGAGATAAGTTTCACGCGGAGAGAAGGTTCTGTCGCAGACTCTTGGAAAATGGCATCGGTTGTCTTCATTCCCAAGCCGGAGCGACCTCCATGTGTAGGCAATCTAAgacccatatcactaacgtcGTGTGTCGGGAAGGTGGCGGAGCACGTCATTTACAACCGTGTCTCTAAGTACATCGAGAAGAAAGGACGTTTTCCTTACAACATTATTGGGTTTCATCCGTCTTTGTCCACACGGGACACGATGAAGCTGCTCAAACGTCCAATCATACACGTGAACACAAGGAACGTAAGAGGCATCCTCGGTCTTGACTTgtaaaaagcgtttgacaacatctctcACGCGCGCATTATAAACTCCATTTCGGAGCTTGGACTAGGCGAGGCCTTCCACAGATACGTCAGCTCTTTTATCAAATCCAGGAAAGCCACGCTCATTATCGCAGACCTCAAGTCGTCTCCCATAGCACTGGCCCTCAAGGCACGCCGCAAGGAGCGATGATATCTCCGCTTCTCCTTAACATCGCTATATGCAAGTTATCCACACTGCTGTGTAACGTGAAGGGCATCAGCCATATGCTTTACGCTGATAGTATTACCATCCGGTGTCCCGGAGGTAGCGAAGGGCAAGTCGAGACTGCACTCCAGGAAGCCATCGATCAGACAGAGCTCTTCCTTCCTGGCACAGCGCAGAGGTGCACCTCGAGTAGGGTTTCGAACAGAAGGAGGGGGACTCAGAGAGGACAATCTACTGAGGCTCTTTCATGCATTCCTCATGAGTCACATAACGTATgttgctgccatgcactcttgGTATGGATTGGTTCAAAAAGAAGAAGCTGGACAGTCTGATCAGAAAAAGCTTAAAGAGGGTGTTGGGCGTCCCCGTGCGAACAAGCACTGAACTGATTATGCAGCTAGAAGTTCATAACACCCTAGATGAGATCATTGAAGCCCAAGACCCTGCAAAGCTAATGTGCCTGTCGTCTACGCTGGCTGGTAGGAAGATTCTGTCCGTCCTAGGCCTCAGTCCAGCGCTCGTAGAGGATCACCGTCTTCAACTACCGGATGAACAGCGTACTGCCATCCACATCTCTCCGTTTCCACGAAACGTCCATCCTCGGCGCAAGGTGCGAAGAAGCTGGGCTAGGGTcatcacacttctgaagaacaCCAGAAACGATCCTCATTCAGTGTGTTTTGTCGATCCCGCTTAGTACGGTCGCTCAGATAGGCTTTCTGTTATTTCTATCAATCATATGCGTTCTATTATCAGTGCTGCGTCAGTTAGGAATTCAACTCCCTAAAGAGCCGAACAGTTGGCTGAAGCCCTTGCCCTTTTGGATGACAGTAGGTCGCAAATCTTCACCGACTCAATGTCAgcggtcaaggctttcgcctctggttctgtctgtactgaagtatttaaactacttgaaaatagaacactttctccacataccactacctggtttcctgcacatctcgaacccctactgaactctcaagtaaacctgaatgacactgctcactcccgggcgcgcgcactaaccctccgtgctggggaggacgtaggtccgcaggttggcagtgcgatgttcagggacgctttacttacaaTCAGTAAAGTGactaaacactaccagttgagtagcCGGTCATTTGCTCCTCCACACAAGTTGTCAAGACCTCAGGCCATCACGTTTAGATtgctccagaccaggtcctatac
The Rhipicephalus microplus isolate Deutch F79 unplaced genomic scaffold, USDA_Rmic scaffold_24, whole genome shotgun sequence DNA segment above includes these coding regions:
- the LOC142786467 gene encoding uncharacterized protein LOC142786467 isoform X2, which produces MPLLLRILRIELGIRQQQREVLQEVRQLKLEVRLLSVPQHAQPAQPPSDLPRLPAGTIGDLEAAEAAVQSEAVAATLMSSAKKQGATRRRPSTLLRGGCQGLVIAVGAGSGASEKHLLWSSPMIPTLRVQIIGCSRQLASCQATAARALTAPLPLCPQRNLTCSRAGLF